The Rhinoraja longicauda isolate Sanriku21f chromosome 19, sRhiLon1.1, whole genome shotgun sequence genome includes a window with the following:
- the LOC144602813 gene encoding nuclear factor 7, brain-like — MATERQVESLRQELICPVCLDIFTDPVSLQCGHNFCRSCITQCWDKDGRNSCPECRAEFADRTLIGNWALSNLAEKTHKLNLNPKEKESKLHCEKHQEELKLLCETDKILVCVICRDAREHREHRCIPVEEAVENYKAQIKSSCESLTKKKSETQEMEQLQKTKISGFMEQSRSVQSHITSEFTKKRKILAEEEQRLLKELREAEAKSLDIMEKNLQAIQEQLNSMQEKLTKMQERMDQKDSVIFLMEEIRRKRRVSDDEHILSVEDGAPDVAKFDRPFLLKRVLSKLSCGSPEGNIDLIYFSETLDVETAHPELEVSEDRKRVRRTGTRRSLPDTGKRFTVRACVLGSEGFTSGRHYWEVEVTGSEGWSLGIAAESVERQRSVTLTPETGVWSIRRWSDGFDALTSPPSRLPARPIPGRVGVYLSYENGTVSFYDADTKSHLHTFTGNKFTEKLYPFLEPWHESQWLEICSVPLRGRLEMGDKETCN; from the exons ATGGCCACCGAACGGCAGGTTGAGAGTTTACGCCAAGAACTAATTTGTCCCGTCTGCCTGGATATCTTCACCGACCCGGTTTCCCTGCAGTGCggacacaacttctgccgctcctgtatcacacagtgtTGGGACAAGGacgggagaaactcctgcccggaatgcagAGCGGAGTTTGCAGACCGCACCCTGATTGGGAATTGGGCCTTGTCAAACCTGGCTGAGAAAACTCACAAATTAAACCTGAATCCgaaagagaaggaaagtaaacttcactgcgagaaacatcaggaagaatTGAAGCtgctttgtgaaactgacaagatatTGGTCTGTGTGATTTGTcgagacgcgcgggaacacagagagcacCGCTGCATACCGGtagaagaagctgttgaaaactacaag GCTCAGATCAAATCTTCATGCGAATCTCTCacgaaaaaaaaatcagagacaCAGGAAATGGAACAATTGCAGAAAACAAAGATTTCTGGATTCATG GAACAGTCTCGCAGTGTGCAGTCCCACATCACATCAGAATTCACTAAAAAGCGAAAGATTCTCGCTGAGGAAGAGCAGCGCTTACTCAAAGAACTCAGGGAAGCAGAGGCGAAGAGCCTAGatataatggagaaaaatcttcaagcaattcaagagcagTTAAATTCCATGCAGGAGAAACTCACAAAGATGCAGGAACGGATGGATCAAAAAGACAGTGTGATATTTCTAATG GAGGAAATTCGTCGGAAGAGGAG GGTTAGTGATGATGAACACATATTGTCTGTAGAAGATGGGGCACCGGACGTTGCAAAATTCGATCGGCCCTTTTTACTGAAGAGAGTGCTGAGCAAATTGTCCTGTGGTAGTCCGGAAGGTAATATTGACTTAATTTATTTTTCTGAA accctggatgtggaaacagcgcatccggagctcgaggtgtctgaggatcggaagagggtgagacggaccgggacccggaggagtctccctgacaccgggaagaggtttacagtccgggcgtgtgtgctgggatcggagggattcacatcggggagacattactgggaggtggaggtgacggggagtgagggctggagtctgggaatcgccgcagagtctgtggagaggcagagatcggtcacactgaccccggagactggagtctggagcatcaggcggtggAGTGAtgggtttgatgcactcacctcccctccatcccgtctccccgcccgtcccatccccgggagggtgggagtttatctcagttacgagaaCGGGACCGTTTCATTTTACgatgcggacaccaagtcccatctccacaccttcactgggaataaattcacggagaaactttatcctttcctcGAGCCTTGGCATGAAAGCCAGTGGCTGGAAATCTGCTccgttccgctccgg GGGCGCCTGGAAATGGGCGATAAGGAAACGTGCAATTAA